A DNA window from Gorilla gorilla gorilla isolate KB3781 chromosome 6, NHGRI_mGorGor1-v2.1_pri, whole genome shotgun sequence contains the following coding sequences:
- the LOC115935322 gene encoding small ubiquitin-related modifier 2-like: protein MADEKPNERVKSENNDHINLKVAGQDGSVVQFKIKRHTPLSKLMKAYCEQQGLSMRQIRFRFDGQPINETDTPAQLEMEDEDTIDVFQQQTGGVY, encoded by the coding sequence ATGGCCGACGAAAAGCCCAACGAAAGAGTCAAGTCGGAGAACAACGATCATATTAATTTGAAGGTGGCGGGGCAGGATGGTTCTGTGGTGCAGTTTAAGATTAAGAGGCATACACCACTTAGTAAACTAATGAAAGCCTATTGTGAACAACAGGGATTGTCAATGAGGCAGATCAGATTCCGATTCGACGGGCAACCAATCAATGAAACAGACACACCTGCACAGTTGGAAATGGAGGATGAAGATACAATTGATGTGTTCCAACAGCAGACGGGAGGTGTCTACTGA